The proteins below are encoded in one region of Rhizophagus irregularis chromosome 13, complete sequence:
- a CDS encoding mitochondrial 54S ribosomal protein mL54, with translation MKKFLSKLRVSCFYKANNKKFCPFLLSYTSNYSTASNLKSQQQIQRTPSSVPAGTILKGLNFYKDGADPIALPDDEYPNWLWEILDKEKDEQLRSNEHSRYHHKEKRKQLIKNNNFDRNKRK, from the exons atgaagaagTTTCTAAGTAAATTGAGAGTTTCCTGTTTTTATaaagcaaataataaaaagttttgtCCCTTTTTACTTTCTTACACATCCAATTATTCTacag caTCAAATTTGAAATCTCAACAGCAAATTCAACGGACTCCATCTTCAGTACCTGCAGGAACAATTCTCAAaggattaaatttttataaagatggTGCGGACCCTATAGCCTTACCCGATGACGAGTACCCTAATTGGTTATGGGAAATActagataaagaaaaagatgaacAACTTCGTAGTAATGAGCATTCAAGATATcatcataaagaaaaaaggaaacaattaatcaaaaataataattttgatagaaacaaaaggaaataa
- a CDS encoding 60S ribosomal protein uL11, with amino-acid sequence MAPKIDPNEVKIIYLRATGGEVGASSSLAPKIGPLGLAPKKVGEDIAKATADWKGLRVTVKLTIQNRQAAVSVVPSASSLIIRALKEPPRDRKKEKNIKHSGNISLDEVIEIARQMHPKSFAKSLKGTVKEILGTCNSVGCTVDGQSPKDLSDSVESGEIEVPDE; translated from the exons ATGGCACCCAAGATCGATCCAAATGAAGTGAAGATTA ttTATCTTCGAGCTACTGGTGGTGAAGTTGGTGCTTCCAGTTCCCTCGCTCCTAAAATTGGTCCTCTTGGTTTG GCTCCCAAGAAGGTCGGTGAAGACATTGCTAAGGCTACAGCCGATTGGAAGGGTTTACGTGTTACAGttaaattgacaattcaaaATCGTCAAGCTGCTGTTTCCGTAGTACCAAGCGCTTCATCTTTAATTATCAGAGCTCTTAAAGAACCTCCAAGAGATCgtaagaaagaaaagaatattaaacattctggaaatatttCTTTGGATGAAGTTATTGAAATTGCTCGCCAAATGCATCCCAAGTCTTTTGCTAAATCTCTCAAGGGAAcagtaaaagaaattttgggCACTTGTAATAGTGTTGGGTGCACTGTTGATGG TCAATCTCCTAAAGATCTTAGCGATTCAGTTGAAAGCGGAGAAATTGaag ttCCTGACGAATAa
- a CDS encoding vacuolar protein sorting-associated protein 1 — translation MDTTLIKTVNKLQDAFATVGVQNPVDLPQIIVIGSQSSGKSSVLENIVGRDFLPRGTGIVTRRPLVLQLINRPANETPNNDTPKTNGETPKPNGVTKDTKPKDSKEGDEWGEFLHIPGQKFYDFDKIREEIVKDTELKTGKNAGISSQPINLRVYSPNVLTLTLVDLPGLTKVPVGDQPKDIEKQIREMILKYITKPNSIILAVTPANTDLANSDGLKMAREVDPEGSRTIGVLTKVDLMDQGTDVVDILAGRIIPLRLGYVPVVNRGQKDIETKKAITSALENERKYFEDHPAYKSKAQYCGTPFLARKLNMILMHHIRTTLPEIKAKIQATLLKYQNELLTLGDPINDGGHNHANLVLNIITEFCSEFRTIIDGNSNELSSFELAGGARISFVFHEVYSNGVKSIDPFDQVKDVDIRTILYNSSGSSPALFVATTAFEVIIRNQIKRLEEPSLKCVTLVYDELVRILGQLLQKPVYKRFPGLKEKFYSVVINFYKKSMVPTNKLVQDLVSMEASYINTAHPDFINGHTAMTVINEKLNPKPINPADNKRNTLNTLINPLAEPEPANTGFFGSFFTGSKKKKPGVMDAPPPVLKATGNLSEREIMETEVIKLLIQSYYNIVKKTLVDMVPKAVMLNLVYHAKEELQRELLQELYKADVLDELLKESEFTQQRRKECKKMIEALQKADEIVSAV, via the exons ATGGACActactttaattaaaacaG TTAATAAACTTCAGGACGCTTTTGCTACTGTTGGCGTTCAGAACCCGGTAGATTTACCACAGATTATAGTTATTGGTTCACAATCGAGTGGTAAAAGTTCcgttttagaaaatattgttGGTCGTGACTTTTTACCTAGGGGGACAGGAATTGTTACTCGAAGACCTTTG gtCTTACAACTTATCAATCGTCCGGCGAATGAAACGCCAAATAATGATACTCCTAAAACAAATGGTGAAACTCCTAAACCAAATGGTGTAACTAAAGATACTAAGCCTAAAG attcaaAAGAAGGTGATGAATGGGGtgaatttttacatattcccggtcaaaaattttatgattttgataaaattcgaGAAGAGATTGTAAAGGACACTGAATTGAAAACTGGAAAAAATGCCG GTATTTCTTCACAACCCATCAATTTAAGAGTATACTCTCCTAATGTGCTCACATTGACTCTTGTTGACTTGCCCGGTCTTACAAAG gtTCCTGTTGGTGATCAACCAAAAGATATCGAAAAGCAGATTCGTGAAATGATATTGAAGTATATCACTAAACCAAATTCTATCATTCTCGCAGTTACACCAGCAAATACTGATTTAGCAAATTCAGATGGGCTCAAAATGGCTCGTGAAGTTGATCCTGAAG gatcaCGGACTATTGGTGTTCTTACAAAAGTTGATCTTAT GGATCAAGGAACAGATGTTGTAGACATCTTGGCCGGACGTATTATTCCTTTACGACTTG GTTATGTACCTGTTGTAAATCGTGGTCAAAAGGATATTGAAACTAAAAAAGCCATTACATCTGCTTTGGAAAATGAACGTAAATACTTCGAAGATCACCCAGCGTATAAGAGCAAAGCACAGTATTGTGGTACACCATTCCTTGCTCGTAAATTGAATAtg ATACTTATGCATCATATTCGCACTACACTTCCTGAAATTAAAGCTAAAATTCAAGCGACATTATTGAAATACCAAAATGAATTGTTAACGCTTGGTGATCCAATAAACGATGGTGGCCATAATCATGCAAACCTCGTTCTAAATATAATCACCGAATTTTGTTCAGAATTCCGCACTATAATTGATGGCAATTCCAACGAATTATCTTCATTCGAATTGGCAGGTGGTGCGCGTATAAGCTTTGTTTTCCATGAAGTTTATTCAAATGGTGTAAAATCAATAGATCCTTTTGATCAAGTGAAAGATGTTGATATTAGGACAATTCTCTATAATTCCTCG GGATCCTCTCCAGCTCTATTCGTCGCTACTACTGCATTCGAAGTCATAATTAGGAATCAAATAAAACGTCTTGAAGAACCAAGTTTGAAATGTGTAACTTTAGTTTATGACGAATTGGTCCGCATTTTAGGTCAACTGTTGCAGAAACCG GTGTACAAACGATTCCCGGGtttaaaagagaaattttactcagttgtaattaatttttataaaaagtccATGGTACCAACAAATAAACTTGTTCAGGATCTTGTATC TATGGAGGCGAGTTATATAAACACGGCACATCCTGACTTTATAAACGGTCATACAGCTATGACGGTTATTAACGAAAAGTTAAATCCTAAACCAATAAATCCTGCTGACAATAAGCGAAATACTTTGAACACTCTTATAAATCCATTAGCTGAGCCCGAACCTGCTAACACAGGATTCTTTGGAAGTTTCTTTACTggttcaaaaaagaaaaagccaGGTGTTATGGATGCG CCACCGCCAGTCCTTAAAGCTACCGGAAACCTTTCCGAACGTGAAATTATGGAAACGGAAGTGATTA aattacttattcaatcatattataatatcgTGAAGAAAACTCTTGTAGATATGGTGCCAAAAGCGGTCATGCTTAATCTTGTTTATCACGCAAAGGAAGAACTTCAACGTGAATTATTACAAGAGTTATACAAAGCAGACGTTTTGGACGAGTTACTTAAGGAAAGTGAATTCACACAACAAAGACGTAAAGAATGTAAGAAAATGATTGAAGCTTTACAAAAGGCTGATGAG ATTGTATCTGCTGTCTAA
- a CDS encoding uncharacterized protein (SECRETED:cutsite_TLA-LP; SECRETED:prob_0.7830); SECRETED:SignalP(1-21), producing the protein MNFSFMFFIAVLALFANLTLALPGQNPPIKKPTPTPTPTPTPTPSSTSAPTRTSICGRPCVGRACRYNRTLYRCYREFN; encoded by the exons atgaatttctcttttatgttttttattgcTGTTTTGGCATTGTTTGCCAACTTAACATTGGCATTGCCTGGTCAAA aTCCGCCAATCAAAAAACCAACTCCAACTCCAACTCCCACTCCTACTCCTACTCCTTCTTCTACTTCTGCTCCTACTCGTACTTCAATATGCGGTAGACCTTGTGTAGGTCGTGCATGTCGTTATAATCGAACTCTTTACCGTTGTTATCGagaattcaattaa